The genomic segment AAAATCAAGGTCTTTATTGAAAATATAGATGTTTTAAAATTATACATCCCCGGTTAATAATATTCATCATACTTATCAAGGAATTAGAGTTAGCTATAAACCCAATTCTTTTTTTGCATCCTCCAAACTTATTATTGGAGCATCTTTTTCTGTTTTTTTAGCTTTTCGTAGTTCTTTCAAATCTTCGTAATC from the candidate division KSB1 bacterium genome contains:
- a CDS encoding type II toxin-antitoxin system Phd/YefM family antitoxin, coding for MIVLHPKFLEQEGKKQFVVLPYKEFISIQEELADYEDLKELRKAKKTEKDAPIISLEDAKKELGL